In Lolium rigidum isolate FL_2022 chromosome 3, APGP_CSIRO_Lrig_0.1, whole genome shotgun sequence, the genomic window ggCACCACCGCAACATCGTACCGAAGCTGCCGGACGAAGACGCACCCATGAAGAAGCGACGGAAGGGACGCCACCACCCCATGTTGAACAAGACCACCAAAGTCTGTAGACGCGTCTGCCAAACCGCCATTGTTGTCGTAGAGGGGAACCCTTTCCCCTCTCGCCCAGGCGAGGGCGTCAACCAGCAACCAATGGCCTTTTCGCGGCCAGACACCAGACCAAGCACTTGACAGACGACACGGGCGAGGGCAACACCAAGCAAGAAATgtcgccacggccaccaccaaacACAGCTGCAAAGCCTACACCTCTGCGGTTCCCCGGatggcgcctccaagaaggggaacgacgcatcaacgccgccgccatccgcaCGGAGAACCAGGGCTTTCGCCCAGTTAGAGAAGGGGTTAGCCAGGGTGTTACCTCAACGAGACCTTCATGAAGGGGGCCGGCGCCagcggcgtcgtcctcgtcgtggcCAGCCAGGTTGACCAAGGGTTTCCCCCAGCACCACACACCAGCACCCACCCACCTGCCGGGGCCCCTAGATCCGGCGGCCAGAGGCCACCAAGATCCGGGATTGGCAGGGGTTTGCAGATCGGGTAGGAGCAGGCTTCCTCCACAGGTTTGGAGCAAGGGCCAGCCACCACTCCGCGAACCACGGCCGCCGTCTCCCCACCGCCCGCGCGGCCGAGGAAGACGGACCGCACCCACCACGGACGCCCCCTGCCGCAGGGCCGGCGCCGTCCACCcacccagggccgccgccctggctACCGGAGCCCCACCGCAGCAGACCACTAGCAGACCACCAGGAGGAGTCCACCGAGCGGCACAGCAGCGGCAACGGAGATCCCGGCGCGGAGTTCCTCCAGCTAGTAACCGCGCGGGGGCTGAGGgctcagatccccgccgcccccatcaccggcgccGCTTGCTTCGCCGGCGGCACCtccgaggacggcgaggaggagggggagagggaggggcgcgCTGCGGCGGCGGGTTAGGGTTCGCCCTCCCcgtcgcctggagggggcgacaCGAGAGAGCGGTACCGTTTCAGAAAACAGATGGCTAGTCTTCTCTACTATATAAACAGTCCAAGAATCACCAATTAccgcatatcaatacaatcatattaCGCAATCTATCAATAGTAACAAGTGATGGCAGGTTGGACCAACTTATCCGAAAAAGGGTGTCCACAGAAACACAAAACTATGCGCTAATAAACATCCGTCAAACAGAATCTTCATCGCCAAGGGCATATAATCATGGATGGACCAACAAGGATTGAACAAATTTAGTCGGCCATGTACCAATCAAAGAACGGCTATCTGCATATCTTGGCCCAGCTGGACAGCGCAGCGCACGCCTAAAACTAGAGACAATTCGGCCGCATTTGCTCGGTGGCAAGTCACTTTCCAGACGTTTCAGAGCCGTTCGTGAACCGCATCATGCAGGGCGTCGACGTATGCGTCCCGCCGGCATCAATCGGAAAATCTGTAGCAGGAATGCAGCACGAATGCCCGATGGAAGATGCTCACGGGTATGGCCAAGACGCCAACAACTGATTAGAAGGCCACAAGCGCGTACGCATATAGCAATGCTTTTTTTTTCGAGTACAATCAACCCTGCGTTGAAAACTAGGCTTTTCAGGTGCCCGATTCAGACATTCCAAAAGACTGTACAGTGAAGTTTCCTCCAAAGATCGTAAAATCGAAAATGAAACACTAATTGGACTAGCCGTGAATTGGTGCTCAAAGCTTAATTGCTCCATTCCGCAAGTGATCACTAGTAGTGATGTAGTATGTGTATTGTCCATTTCCTAATTCATGAAGATGTGTCATGTGAGGCATGTTATGTTTTGCCAACAGTAAGGCTCTACAGCTTCAGGCGAGAATAATAATCAGTCAATCAATTCACTAATTGCTCGACACATTTCTATTCACTGTTATGTCCATTTCAACGAATTGACAagtgacgatcttctatacacgtAGTAATGAAATCATGAATTCACCTTCCTGCAGTCGATCCTGATCTCCCCGCTGGCCGCCGTCAGCGTGCCGACGTTCCCGAGCCTGATCATGGACGCTGCGAAGTCCGCGGAGAAGGCGGCCGGGTTTGTGCCGTAGAGGCGCACCAGCGAGTCGACCTGGCCGTTGTTGAAGAGCTCCTGGTCGGAGCGCATGAGGCCGGCGCCGGTCATGAGTCCCCGGTAGTAGCCGTTGTCGAACTCGTTGGGGGTGAGCGAGTCGAGCGGCGCGAGGCTGGCGTCGCCCCCCGAGGACGGGCACGCCTGGCGCTGCTGCGACGCGAACGCCGGGCTCACGTTGGCGTCGCAGTAGACGTGCGTGCGGAAGTGGACGCAGCGCGCCATGCCCACCGTGTGCGCGCCCGACAGCGCGGTGAGGTCGCGCGGCGTCAGGCCCTTGTCTGCGAAGGCGGCCACGAGGCCGGCGAGGTCGGAGTCTGGGCCGGGTAGCTTCGCCGCGTCGGCCGGGTTGGGGACCGTCGCGTCACGCCGGCCGAGCGGCACCGCCCAGCTCGGCCCGCCGAGCTGCACGCACGCACGAGTGTTGAGCGGTGAGCGTTGCGCGTGGGAGAAGTTGCTAGTAGCTAGG contains:
- the LOC124694913 gene encoding peroxidase P7-like; translation: MAAFPSVGRPRRPFLLAAAAAVAVLLHALARGADAQLSAGFYSSSCPTVHGVVRQVMSQAVMNDTRSGAAILRLFFHDCFVSGCDASLLLDDTPTTPGEKGAGPNAGGSTFGFDVIDNIKTQVEAACPGVVSCADILALATRDSVNLLGGPSWAVPLGRRDATVPNPADAAKLPGPDSDLAGLVAAFADKGLTPRDLTALSGAHTVGMARCVHFRTHVYCDANVSPAFASQQRQACPSSGGDASLAPLDSLTPNEFDNGYYRGLMTGAGLMRSDQELFNNGQVDSLVRLYGTNPAAFSADFAASMIRLGNVGTLTAASGEIRIDCRKVNS